Sequence from the Deinococcus reticulitermitis genome:
GCGGCGCGGCGGTGACCGGCTTCCTGAGAGGCGCACTGTCCAAGACCTCGGGCGATCACCCCGACGTGACTCCCTGGTACGCTTGGTTTATTCAGAATGTCGCGCTGCCCAACGCCTCGCTGTTTTCGCACCTCGTCGCTTTCGGTGAAGTGGCGATCGGGATCGCGCTGATTCTGGGGCTGTTGACCGGCCTCGCGGCCTTCTTCGGCGGGCTGATGAATGCCAACTTCCTGCTCGCCGGCACGGTCAGCAGCAACCCCGTCCTCTTCATCCTCGCGACCTGGCTCGTCCTCGGCTGGCGCGTGGCCGGCTGGTTCGGCCTCGACCGCTGGATCCTGCCGCGCCTGGGGGTCACCACCACCAACAACGCGCCGCCGACGCGGGTTCCCGCCCGCTGATCCTGGCTCTCCTCGCCGCTGCTCGTTCCGGGCAGCGGTTTTCTATGCGGTCTCCATGCCGCAGCCTCTCCGTGCCCCGATCGGCTTCTGTTCCCCTGCCGAGCTCGGGCCGCCCACAGTTTTGACAAAGGGGTGCTGGGCTTCACCCTCGCACGGGATCAGGGGAACTGCGGGATCGGCCGGGGAGTGCCGGGAGCCCACCTCGGCTTTTGCCACAGCGACGAGACCGGGTCCTCTGACCAGCGCATGATTCTGGTGACTCCTGACATGGACGGGGGGGAGGCCCGGCGGAAAGACGGCGGCGTGGTCACAGAAGCGGCGCCCCGGCCCCTTTCGCGCTACGCCACCTGATCATTTCCAGGGGCGCGGACCGATGGGGAGGAAGTGGAGGGGCAGCAGCTCGGTCAGCCGTTGGAGGGCAGAGTAGTCCTGACCAAACACTTGCTCAGCCGCGCGCGGCGCCCAGACGGTGAAATCGCCTTGCTCCCGCGCCGCCGCTCCGGCGGATCAGAACCTGACGTGAGTTTCAGATTTCCTAAATCTGAGGAAACTGAGTCGGCGCAGCGCCGCCGCTCTGGGGCGTCGGGCGCCGTGCTGACGGGCAAAGGCGCGGGTGAGGCGCCCTGGTGCAAGCGGTCGTCTAGGTTCGCCCTCACCTTCTCCCGGCTGTTTTTCAGAGTTCAGGGCTATGGTGATTCCAGAGCCGGGTCCGCCTGGACCGCTCCACCCCCACAGGTCGCTTTTCCGCCCGCGGCTTGAATCTCTGCCTTTCCCAAGCGTCACGCCCGACCGGGTGACGCTGCTGCTTCGTTCTGACTGGAGACCCCATGAAAAAGCGTTATGGACTGACCGCTGCTGCCGCGACC
This genomic interval carries:
- a CDS encoding DoxX family protein gives rise to the protein MTTSINQNAPRDHTIHTVREPEISRLLFADTRLAPLWALLRIYVGYEWLMAGWGKISSPAWVGPEGGAAVTGFLRGALSKTSGDHPDVTPWYAWFIQNVALPNASLFSHLVAFGEVAIGIALILGLLTGLAAFFGGLMNANFLLAGTVSSNPVLFILATWLVLGWRVAGWFGLDRWILPRLGVTTTNNAPPTRVPAR